In one window of Caenimonas aquaedulcis DNA:
- a CDS encoding response regulator: protein MNHTHLAECSPRKPAATHSRPASGMSFLVVEDLKVQLDATDRLLRDLGAADVEGVTSGMAALKRLRDPRLGAQVMLLDVAMPDMDGIELLQALKSSREDDPPTAVIINTACVPELLDAVELLAREYHPRVLGSITKPLTAAKLAPLLERWHASS from the coding sequence ATGAACCATACCCATTTGGCAGAGTGCAGCCCGCGCAAACCCGCCGCGACACACAGCAGGCCCGCATCGGGGATGAGCTTCCTCGTCGTGGAAGACCTGAAGGTCCAGCTCGATGCGACGGACCGCCTGCTGCGGGACCTGGGCGCCGCGGACGTCGAGGGGGTGACCAGCGGCATGGCCGCGTTGAAGCGCTTGCGCGACCCCAGGCTCGGCGCGCAGGTCATGCTGCTGGACGTCGCGATGCCGGACATGGACGGCATCGAGTTGCTGCAGGCGCTGAAGTCGTCGCGCGAGGACGATCCGCCAACCGCCGTGATCATCAACACGGCGTGCGTCCCCGAACTGCTCGACGCGGTCGAGCTGCTGGCCCGCGAATACCACCCTCGTGTCCTGGGGAGCATCACCAAGCCGTTGACGGCGGCGAAGCTGGCCCCGCTGCTCGAGCGTTGGCACGCGTCGAGCTAG
- a CDS encoding response regulator, whose amino-acid sequence MKILLVEDDEDQVLLTCTALEATGLKTITIEHVESGRACLEYFEESAPGASPADLVLLDLNMPGMSGFDVLKERLARPQMKSVPVVMLTTSKSPSDVRRCYELGCNTFMAKPVDFEVLVNSLRQLVEYWTRLAILPVPSR is encoded by the coding sequence ATGAAGATCCTGTTGGTCGAGGACGATGAAGACCAGGTCCTGCTGACTTGTACCGCACTGGAAGCCACTGGGCTCAAGACCATCACCATCGAGCATGTGGAGAGCGGGCGGGCCTGCCTCGAATACTTCGAGGAGAGCGCGCCCGGCGCGAGCCCGGCGGACCTCGTCCTGCTGGACCTCAATATGCCCGGGATGAGCGGCTTCGACGTCCTCAAGGAGCGCCTCGCGCGGCCCCAGATGAAGAGCGTGCCGGTCGTCATGCTGACCACCTCGAAAAGCCCGTCCGATGTCCGCCGGTGCTATGAGCTCGGCTGCAATACCTTCATGGCCAAACCGGTCGATTTCGAAGTGCTCGTGAACTCGCTGCGGCAACTCGTGGAGTACTGGACGCGCCTCGCGATCCTGCCCGTGCCGTCGCGCTGA
- a CDS encoding YihY/virulence factor BrkB family protein: MNIKHMLSLWKKAAGAWVDDFAPSMGAAISYYTVFSLAPLLVIVIAIAGAIFGREAVTGQITAQLTGLIGQEGALLVQGLVASASDKDRGLIAGLISVVVLIVGATTVFAELQSALDRIWHVPEKDKPQGLWAIVRARLLSFGLILGLAFMMMVSLVAGAATAAFGSWFGGLMPGSAALLYALNLAVSLGFTTVLFAMIFKLMPTTPVGWRDVWVGAGVTAVLFEVGKLLIGLYIGKSGITESFQAAGSLVVLLAWVYYAAQIFLLGAEFTKVYADEHGTLSGARAVAGTAQTAVAGIPPEVPAGESVAAASHDEIEPAEPVHAVWKMPSRSTSHAVVGGALAVLVLPLAAYLIARMRHVPARRSWWPHR, from the coding sequence ATGAACATCAAGCACATGCTCTCGCTCTGGAAGAAGGCCGCCGGCGCGTGGGTCGACGACTTCGCGCCCAGCATGGGCGCCGCCATCTCGTACTACACGGTGTTTTCCCTGGCGCCGCTGCTGGTGATCGTCATCGCCATCGCGGGCGCGATCTTCGGCCGGGAGGCCGTTACGGGGCAGATCACGGCCCAGCTCACGGGGCTGATCGGCCAGGAAGGCGCCCTGCTCGTGCAGGGACTTGTCGCCAGCGCGAGCGACAAGGATCGCGGCTTGATCGCGGGGCTGATCAGCGTCGTCGTGCTCATCGTGGGCGCCACCACCGTGTTTGCCGAGCTGCAGAGCGCGCTCGACCGCATCTGGCACGTGCCCGAGAAGGACAAGCCGCAAGGCCTCTGGGCCATCGTGCGTGCGCGGCTGCTGTCCTTCGGCCTGATCCTCGGCCTCGCGTTCATGATGATGGTGTCGCTGGTGGCGGGCGCCGCGACGGCAGCGTTCGGCAGCTGGTTCGGCGGGCTGATGCCGGGCTCCGCCGCGCTGCTGTACGCGTTGAACCTGGCCGTGTCGCTGGGCTTCACCACCGTGCTCTTCGCGATGATCTTCAAGCTGATGCCTACGACGCCCGTGGGCTGGCGCGACGTGTGGGTCGGCGCGGGCGTGACGGCCGTGCTGTTCGAAGTCGGCAAGCTGCTCATCGGGCTGTACATCGGCAAGAGCGGCATCACCGAATCGTTCCAGGCCGCCGGGTCGCTCGTGGTGCTGCTCGCGTGGGTGTACTACGCGGCGCAGATCTTCCTGCTCGGCGCCGAATTCACGAAGGTCTATGCGGACGAACACGGCACCTTGTCGGGCGCGCGTGCGGTGGCAGGCACGGCGCAGACGGCTGTCGCAGGAATTCCGCCCGAGGTGCCGGCCGGTGAGTCCGTTGCCGCGGCGTCGCACGACGAGATCGAGCCTGCCGAACCAGTGCACGCGGTGTGGAAGATGCCGTCGCGGTCCACGAGCCACGCCGTGGTGGGCGGCGCGCTGGCGGTGCTCGTCCTTCCGCTGGCGGCTTACCTCATCGCGCGGATGCGCCATGTTCCCGCGCGACGCAGCTGGTGGCCCCACCGCTGA
- a CDS encoding DUF1294 domain-containing protein, whose product MRKEGTIVRWDDAKGFGFIRTGAGAQDVFVHVRDFRAGGGEAPRQGLRVSFEDIHVGGKGPRAMAVQPAGAPAASRARSSEARPPSPARKRASALAAPTSPSGGWWALLLMIAYGSGLAWLVWQKLAPWWVLPASIALNFATFFAYWQDKYAAQKGRWRIKEDTLHLWSLAGGWGGAWFAQQVLRHKSVKSSFRAAYWATVLMHCAAVLAFWWFSRSA is encoded by the coding sequence GTGCGTAAAGAAGGAACGATCGTCCGTTGGGACGACGCCAAAGGCTTCGGATTCATTCGCACCGGCGCGGGTGCGCAAGACGTGTTCGTGCACGTTCGCGACTTCCGCGCCGGCGGCGGCGAAGCACCGCGGCAGGGCCTGCGCGTGTCTTTCGAAGACATCCATGTCGGCGGCAAGGGGCCGCGCGCGATGGCAGTTCAACCGGCAGGCGCCCCGGCCGCAAGCCGGGCACGCAGTAGCGAGGCCCGCCCCCCATCCCCCGCACGCAAGCGGGCGTCAGCGCTTGCAGCCCCCACCTCGCCGTCCGGTGGCTGGTGGGCCCTGCTGCTGATGATCGCTTACGGATCAGGACTCGCTTGGCTTGTGTGGCAGAAGCTGGCGCCGTGGTGGGTGCTCCCCGCATCCATCGCCTTGAACTTCGCCACCTTCTTCGCCTACTGGCAAGACAAATATGCCGCGCAGAAAGGCCGCTGGCGCATCAAGGAGGACACGTTGCACCTGTGGAGCCTCGCGGGCGGGTGGGGCGGTGCCTGGTTCGCGCAGCAGGTCTTGCGCCACAAGTCCGTCAAGTCGAGCTTCCGCGCCGCCTACTGGGCGACCGTGTTGATGCACTGTGCAGCGGTGCTGGCGTTCTGGTGGTTCTCACGGAGCGCCTGA
- a CDS encoding potassium channel family protein — protein MNKLTRSRHFRGLVTGALVLVLVHLVGTLGYHYIGRPAASWIDSFYMTFITVATIGYGETVDLSAHPLGRLFTVGIAIVGIGTMSYLFSTLVALLLESDLNAALRKRHMQRQIADMHRHYIICGVGRVGSNVAEELRKTQRDFVVIEIDSATIERWLDRAPDTLYLQDDASSDDALLRAGVMRAAGVFAVTGDDSHNLMIALSVKLLNPATRVVARLHDIRNAGKARKAGADEIVSPDFTGGMRIASAMVRPHVVNFMDQMLRAGEGLRVEEVVLPSHKPPRALGALVPKSRHYMLMATHEHGQWVFNPGDEYVVQPGAALILMATPQGRRELQERLEA, from the coding sequence GTGAACAAGCTCACGCGCAGCCGCCACTTCCGCGGCCTCGTCACCGGCGCCCTGGTGCTGGTCCTCGTCCACCTCGTGGGCACCCTGGGCTACCACTACATCGGCCGGCCGGCGGCCAGCTGGATCGACAGCTTCTACATGACCTTCATCACCGTGGCCACCATCGGCTACGGCGAGACGGTGGACCTGTCGGCGCATCCGCTCGGCCGCCTGTTCACCGTCGGCATCGCCATCGTGGGCATCGGCACGATGAGCTACCTGTTCTCCACCCTGGTCGCGCTGCTGCTCGAGTCCGACCTGAACGCCGCCCTGAGGAAACGCCATATGCAACGCCAGATCGCCGACATGCACCGCCACTACATCATCTGCGGCGTGGGCCGCGTGGGCAGCAACGTGGCCGAGGAGCTGCGCAAGACGCAGCGCGATTTCGTGGTGATCGAGATCGACTCGGCCACCATCGAGCGCTGGCTGGACCGCGCGCCCGACACGCTCTACCTGCAGGACGACGCGTCCAGCGACGACGCGCTCTTGCGCGCGGGCGTGATGCGCGCCGCGGGCGTGTTCGCCGTGACGGGCGACGACAGTCACAACCTGATGATCGCGCTGTCGGTCAAGCTGCTCAACCCGGCCACGCGCGTGGTGGCGCGGCTGCACGACATCCGCAACGCCGGCAAGGCGCGCAAGGCCGGCGCCGACGAGATCGTCTCGCCCGACTTCACCGGCGGCATGCGCATCGCCTCCGCGATGGTGCGGCCGCACGTGGTGAACTTCATGGACCAGATGCTGCGCGCCGGCGAAGGCCTGCGCGTGGAGGAGGTGGTGCTGCCTTCCCACAAGCCGCCGCGCGCTCTCGGCGCGCTGGTGCCCAAGTCGCGGCACTACATGCTGATGGCGACGCACGAGCACGGCCAGTGGGTCTTCAACCCGGGCGACGAGTACGTGGTCCAGCCCGGCGCGGCGCTGATCCTCATGGCGACGCCGCAGGGGCGGCGGGAGTTGCAGGAGCGGCTCGAAGCCTAG
- a CDS encoding response regulator: MSGASAVSIVIVDDHAIMREGLARILEQHADFQVVGSCGDGRESLALIAALQPRVAVLDISMPHLNGIEVARQVKERSPQTAVVILSMHASAEHVFQALEAGARGYLQKESAAREIVEALRAVAAGRRYLSPRIAQVVAEHDGERGAPLPSLQALSRREREILQLVAEGHSSAEIGAMLFLSPKTIDSYRSRLMAKLKLADVPSLVRFAIRQGVISLD; the protein is encoded by the coding sequence GTGAGCGGCGCCAGCGCGGTCTCGATCGTGATCGTGGACGACCACGCGATCATGCGGGAAGGCCTTGCGCGCATCCTCGAGCAGCACGCGGACTTCCAGGTCGTCGGCTCGTGCGGCGACGGCAGGGAGAGCCTGGCGCTCATCGCCGCGTTGCAACCGCGCGTGGCGGTCCTGGACATCTCGATGCCCCACCTCAACGGCATCGAGGTCGCGCGGCAGGTGAAGGAGCGCTCGCCGCAGACCGCCGTCGTGATCCTCTCCATGCACGCCTCGGCCGAGCACGTCTTCCAGGCGCTGGAGGCGGGCGCCCGCGGCTACCTGCAGAAGGAATCGGCCGCCCGCGAGATCGTCGAGGCGCTGCGCGCGGTGGCCGCCGGGCGCCGCTACCTGAGCCCCCGCATCGCGCAAGTGGTCGCAGAGCACGACGGCGAACGCGGCGCGCCCTTGCCCTCGCTGCAGGCGCTCTCGCGGCGGGAGCGCGAGATCCTGCAGCTGGTCGCCGAAGGACACAGCAGCGCGGAGATCGGGGCGATGCTCTTCCTGTCGCCCAAGACCATCGACAGCTACCGCAGCCGCCTCATGGCCAAGCTCAAGCTGGCGGACGTTCCGTCGCTGGTGCGCTTCGCCATCCGGCAGGGTGTGATTTCCCTCGATTGA
- a CDS encoding putative Na+/H+ antiporter translates to MHDTPSTLQLVAAALFAVALVHTFAAKQVERLSTRYPRHAGLFHLLGEIEVVFGFWAIVLVAVMAILAGPAEALQYAESRQYTEPLFVFVVMVVSASRPILVAVSGAMQWLADRLPVDSASARAWLSLALVPLLGSLITEPAAMTIAALALAPQIFRREVPEWPKYLALGVLFVNVSIGGTLTSFAAPPVLMVAANWDWDSAFMARTFGWKAALAVFANATVATWLIRKHLAPRAPEAEARDAVPACVVAVHLMFLAAVVVLAHHPVAFVALLLMFIAYTQAYPRHQDALLVKEALLVSFFLAGLVVLGGMQEWWLQPIVAGMSPGVLFFGAAGLTAVMDNAALTYMGSLIEGIPDAAKYSLVAGAVAGGGLTVIANAPNPAGVALLKEGFADGTIGAAGLLAAAAGPTAVALAVFWLL, encoded by the coding sequence ATGCACGACACCCCTTCCACCCTCCAGCTCGTTGCTGCCGCACTCTTCGCGGTGGCCTTGGTCCACACCTTCGCCGCCAAGCAGGTCGAACGGCTCTCCACGCGATACCCGCGCCACGCGGGCTTGTTCCACCTGCTGGGCGAGATCGAGGTGGTGTTCGGCTTCTGGGCGATCGTGCTGGTGGCCGTCATGGCGATCCTCGCCGGGCCCGCCGAGGCTCTCCAGTACGCGGAATCGCGTCAGTACACGGAGCCGCTTTTCGTGTTCGTGGTGATGGTGGTGTCCGCATCGCGGCCCATCCTCGTCGCCGTCAGCGGCGCCATGCAGTGGCTTGCGGACCGGTTGCCCGTGGACTCCGCCTCCGCTCGCGCCTGGCTGTCGCTGGCGCTCGTGCCCCTGCTCGGCTCGCTGATCACCGAGCCTGCGGCCATGACCATCGCGGCGCTTGCGCTCGCGCCGCAGATTTTCAGGCGCGAGGTTCCCGAATGGCCGAAGTACCTCGCATTGGGGGTGTTGTTCGTCAATGTCTCGATCGGTGGAACGCTCACTTCATTCGCCGCGCCGCCCGTCCTGATGGTCGCGGCCAATTGGGACTGGGACTCGGCGTTCATGGCCAGGACGTTCGGGTGGAAGGCGGCGCTCGCCGTCTTCGCGAACGCGACTGTCGCCACCTGGCTGATACGCAAGCACCTCGCGCCGCGCGCGCCGGAGGCGGAGGCGCGCGACGCGGTGCCTGCCTGCGTCGTGGCCGTCCATCTCATGTTCCTGGCCGCCGTGGTGGTGCTGGCGCACCATCCGGTCGCGTTCGTGGCACTGCTGCTGATGTTCATCGCCTACACCCAGGCCTACCCGCGGCACCAGGATGCGCTGCTGGTGAAGGAAGCATTGCTCGTCTCGTTCTTCCTCGCCGGCCTCGTCGTGCTCGGCGGGATGCAGGAATGGTGGCTCCAGCCCATCGTCGCCGGCATGTCGCCGGGCGTGTTGTTCTTCGGGGCCGCGGGCTTGACGGCGGTGATGGACAACGCCGCCCTGACCTACATGGGCTCGCTGATCGAGGGCATCCCGGATGCCGCGAAGTACAGCCTCGTGGCGGGCGCCGTCGCCGGTGGCGGCTTGACGGTCATCGCGAATGCGCCTAACCCGGCGGGTGTGGCGTTGCTGAAGGAAGGGTTCGCGGACGGCACCATCGGAGCCGCCGGCCTGCTCGCCGCGGCGGCGGGGCCCACCGCGGTGGCGCTGGCGGTGTTCTGGCTGCTCTAG
- a CDS encoding response regulator yields MNLHLCDRGGILVIDDHPAVLQATVEFLACVFPRTPVRGERGALDALDACIARMPQVVVLDIMLRGMNGLEAVGRIRELDAGVQVVMHSSFDEAEFRDAAARAGATAFVSKHHPAGLLPEISRLLGVACP; encoded by the coding sequence ATGAACCTGCATTTGTGCGACCGTGGCGGCATTCTCGTGATCGACGACCATCCCGCCGTGCTGCAGGCGACCGTCGAATTCCTGGCCTGCGTCTTCCCGCGCACGCCGGTTCGCGGAGAGCGTGGCGCGCTCGACGCGCTCGATGCGTGCATCGCCCGCATGCCCCAGGTGGTCGTGCTGGACATCATGCTGCGCGGCATGAATGGACTGGAGGCGGTGGGCCGCATCCGCGAGCTCGACGCCGGCGTGCAGGTCGTCATGCATTCCAGCTTCGACGAAGCGGAATTCCGCGACGCGGCCGCTCGCGCGGGCGCCACCGCATTCGTGTCCAAGCACCACCCGGCGGGATTGCTCCCTGAGATCTCTCGCCTGCTCGGCGTGGCCTGCCCATGA
- a CDS encoding pirin family protein, whose translation MSTSTLQQAPTPATQAQRRVVHRTLGRGHGPITRLMSPGDLGQYLKPFVFLDIFDMDRRGPPGPRMPIHPHSGIATVTVLTQGALNFEDPDAGTGTLGYGGVEWMRASAGVWHGQETSPADVPRIQGFQLWVALPPELENAQPQSRYIEARDMRRAGPAHVIVGEYEGVRSPVPAWDGLNYLLVTLRAGEAWTYQPPAGHTVGWLAMASGTLDAGTALTGGEMAVFEPGEQPIALANSGDEDAVFVLGSAVPHAHELHLGNYSVHTSAQALAAGERRIGELYEKMQAAGDRRTASGAIPVYR comes from the coding sequence ATGAGCACATCCACACTCCAGCAAGCGCCCACCCCCGCCACGCAAGCCCAGCGCCGCGTGGTCCACCGCACGCTCGGCCGTGGCCACGGGCCCATCACGCGGCTCATGAGCCCGGGGGACCTGGGGCAGTACCTCAAGCCTTTCGTCTTCCTCGACATCTTCGACATGGACAGGCGCGGGCCGCCCGGGCCGCGCATGCCCATCCATCCGCACTCGGGCATCGCCACCGTGACGGTGCTGACGCAGGGCGCGCTGAATTTCGAAGACCCGGACGCCGGCACCGGCACGCTCGGATACGGCGGCGTCGAATGGATGCGCGCGAGCGCCGGCGTGTGGCATGGCCAGGAGACGTCGCCGGCGGACGTGCCGCGCATCCAGGGCTTCCAGCTGTGGGTCGCGCTGCCGCCCGAGCTGGAGAACGCGCAACCGCAAAGCCGCTACATCGAGGCGCGCGACATGCGCCGCGCCGGCCCGGCGCACGTGATCGTGGGCGAGTACGAGGGCGTGCGCAGCCCCGTGCCGGCATGGGACGGCCTCAACTACCTGCTGGTCACCTTGCGGGCCGGCGAGGCATGGACTTACCAGCCCCCGGCGGGGCACACGGTCGGCTGGCTCGCGATGGCATCGGGCACGTTGGACGCGGGCACGGCGCTGACGGGCGGTGAGATGGCCGTGTTCGAGCCGGGCGAGCAGCCGATCGCTCTCGCCAACTCGGGCGACGAAGACGCGGTGTTCGTGCTGGGCTCGGCCGTGCCGCATGCGCATGAGCTGCACCTGGGCAACTACTCCGTGCATACGAGCGCGCAGGCGCTCGCGGCGGGCGAGCGGCGCATCGGGGAGCTGTACGAGAAGATGCAGGCGGCGGGGGATAGGCGGACGGCGTCGGGGGCGATACCGGTGTATCGCTGA
- a CDS encoding alpha/beta hydrolase, with amino-acid sequence MLMMGGTGQLGIYPNGTLQRDTHLLARIRGLLVARGHAVVLVDAPGDRRDLGGDFRESTEHATDLGAVITDARKAFGKPVWVVGHSRGTHSAVTAATHLTGEASPDGIVLVSSILESSRFGGSTAKPLQESGVGTLRVPVLVLHHKLDSCQVSPAAKLPELQALLPPATSRVITYDGGVSRGALCDVNAFHSFNGIEQQLADDLSAFVVQGK; translated from the coding sequence GTGCTCATGATGGGCGGCACGGGCCAGCTCGGCATCTATCCGAACGGCACCCTGCAGCGGGACACCCATTTGCTCGCGCGGATACGCGGGCTGCTCGTCGCTCGGGGGCACGCCGTGGTGCTGGTCGATGCACCCGGCGACCGGCGCGACCTGGGCGGGGACTTCCGTGAGAGCACCGAGCACGCAACCGACCTGGGCGCGGTGATCACCGATGCGCGCAAGGCGTTCGGCAAACCCGTATGGGTCGTCGGCCACAGCCGCGGCACGCATTCGGCGGTGACGGCAGCGACGCACCTGACCGGCGAGGCGTCGCCCGACGGGATCGTGCTGGTCTCGTCGATCCTGGAGAGCAGCCGCTTCGGCGGCTCGACGGCGAAGCCGCTGCAGGAATCGGGTGTGGGCACGCTGCGGGTACCGGTGCTCGTGCTGCACCACAAGCTGGACTCATGCCAGGTGTCCCCGGCCGCGAAACTGCCCGAATTGCAGGCCTTGCTGCCACCGGCCACGAGCCGAGTGATCACGTACGACGGCGGCGTCTCGCGTGGCGCGCTCTGCGACGTGAATGCCTTCCACAGCTTCAACGGGATCGAGCAGCAGTTGGCGGATGACCTGTCGGCCTTCGTCGTTCAGGGGAAGTAA
- a CDS encoding sensor histidine kinase translates to MDSIHHRPAHAYGHRLHFLESDAKYRLLFENGLDGVLLTSPTGAILAANPAACALFRMTEQELQRHGRDAVVNRDDPELHRLISQRQSSGSARGELEMKRSDGTTFDAEIASAQYVDDTGHTLTSIFVRDITEKKRARRAILAANARLEERVKRRTADLEMLNQDLESFALSVAHDLRAPLGVINAFSELLEEREAQVVSERGLHLIQRIRAAARRMSRMTDALLHLARLSHEGLKKETVDLAPVAREIIANLHDLAPGRIVEVTVDAPMEAFADLGLVTQLMENLLSNAWKFTSRRERAIIEIGRIDAPGTPRTFFVKDNGVGFDMEHASRLFRLFNRLHSHGDYEGTGVGLATAHKIVSRHGGTIRAEAVDGAGATFYFTLGAD, encoded by the coding sequence ATGGATTCGATTCACCATCGCCCGGCTCATGCCTACGGGCACCGCCTGCACTTCCTCGAAAGCGACGCGAAATACCGCCTTTTGTTCGAAAACGGCCTCGACGGCGTGCTGCTGACCAGCCCGACAGGCGCCATCCTCGCGGCCAACCCGGCGGCTTGCGCGCTGTTCCGCATGACCGAGCAGGAACTGCAGCGTCATGGGCGCGATGCCGTGGTGAACCGGGACGACCCGGAGCTGCATCGCCTGATCAGCCAGCGGCAGTCTTCGGGCAGTGCGCGGGGCGAGCTGGAAATGAAGCGCAGCGACGGCACGACCTTCGACGCGGAAATCGCTTCCGCCCAGTACGTCGACGACACGGGCCACACGCTCACCAGCATCTTCGTTCGCGACATCACGGAGAAAAAGCGCGCGCGCCGGGCCATCCTGGCCGCCAACGCGCGGCTGGAGGAGCGCGTCAAGCGCCGCACGGCGGACCTGGAGATGCTCAACCAGGACCTCGAATCCTTCGCCTTGTCCGTCGCGCATGACCTGCGCGCGCCGCTCGGGGTCATCAACGCGTTCAGCGAGCTGCTCGAGGAGCGCGAGGCCCAGGTGGTGAGCGAACGCGGCCTGCACCTCATCCAGCGCATTCGCGCGGCCGCGCGGCGCATGAGCCGCATGACGGACGCGCTGCTGCATCTTGCGCGGCTGTCGCACGAGGGGTTGAAGAAGGAGACCGTGGACCTCGCCCCCGTGGCCCGGGAGATCATTGCGAACCTGCACGACCTCGCGCCCGGGCGCATCGTCGAAGTGACCGTGGACGCGCCCATGGAGGCCTTCGCGGACCTGGGCCTCGTCACGCAACTGATGGAGAACCTCCTGTCGAATGCGTGGAAGTTCACGTCCCGGCGCGAGCGCGCGATCATCGAGATCGGGCGGATCGACGCGCCCGGCACCCCGCGCACCTTCTTCGTGAAGGACAACGGCGTGGGCTTCGACATGGAGCATGCGTCGCGGCTCTTTCGCCTCTTCAACCGCCTGCATTCGCATGGCGATTACGAGGGAACGGGCGTCGGGCTGGCCACGGCGCACAAAATCGTCTCACGCCATGGCGGGACGATCCGCGCCGAAGCCGTGGACGGCGCGGGCGCGACCTTCTATTTCACGCTGGGCGCGGACTGA
- a CDS encoding PAS domain-containing sensor histidine kinase: MRRPGTIPWLIARPLDRVGAQQLVLLLSATVLPAVLWWVAGSAAAASGSALAGLLLFIRLQHTLAERHAAATAPIIAAVRDAVVSLSAELVIVAFNPAAEKMFGHPAEKILGKSVDMLIPARLRERYRRDMQAFIAHGHGGQPGDKPWTLCATRASGDEFPAEVSVLRPDAGRGGAYRIIIRDVTDRHEAHLHGNRLAAIVESSSDAIVGLDREGRVTHWNGGAERMTGYAAAEMLGRSFLALVPPGSEPDDLAARVLAGERILGYETRRVRKDGRVIDVSLSVSPIHDEHGRLVGASTVARDITAQRTAERSRADDVLKLRELTRRLMRIEEEQKRALGQELHDQAGANLAALALTLQLVRQQLPQDTPAEVASRLDFCDELLQRTTASVRDALGGLRPTALDELGLLAALRQHARAMSGSGLMAFSVDGEEPHPRLDSECEIALFRIAQEAFSNALKHSGGSRAHAHLSQADGEVRLRITDDGRGVSSAGPAPSGGRLGLTTMRERADAIGAHLDVSKGKEGGTVVTVHLVPAPREVAA; the protein is encoded by the coding sequence ATGCGCCGACCCGGGACCATTCCATGGCTGATCGCGCGACCTCTCGATCGGGTGGGGGCGCAGCAACTGGTCCTCCTCCTGTCGGCGACGGTGCTTCCCGCGGTCCTCTGGTGGGTCGCAGGGTCCGCGGCAGCGGCGTCGGGCAGCGCGCTCGCAGGCCTCCTGCTGTTCATCCGTCTCCAGCACACGCTGGCCGAGCGCCACGCCGCCGCCACGGCGCCGATCATCGCTGCGGTGCGGGATGCAGTCGTTTCGCTGTCCGCCGAGCTCGTGATCGTTGCGTTCAACCCGGCCGCCGAAAAGATGTTCGGGCATCCCGCCGAGAAGATCCTCGGGAAGTCGGTCGATATGCTCATCCCCGCGCGCCTGCGCGAGCGATACCGCCGGGACATGCAGGCCTTCATCGCCCATGGCCACGGCGGCCAGCCGGGGGACAAGCCGTGGACGCTCTGCGCGACCAGGGCATCCGGGGATGAATTTCCCGCCGAGGTTTCTGTGCTGCGCCCCGACGCGGGGCGCGGCGGCGCATACCGCATCATCATCCGCGACGTCACCGACAGGCACGAGGCGCACCTGCACGGCAACCGGCTCGCCGCCATCGTCGAGTCGAGCAGCGATGCCATCGTGGGCCTCGATCGCGAAGGCCGGGTGACGCACTGGAACGGCGGGGCAGAGCGGATGACGGGCTATGCGGCCGCGGAAATGCTGGGCCGCTCGTTCCTCGCGCTGGTCCCGCCCGGAAGCGAACCGGACGACCTGGCCGCGCGCGTGCTGGCGGGCGAGCGCATCCTCGGCTACGAAACGCGCAGGGTCCGCAAGGACGGGCGCGTCATCGATGTGTCGCTGTCGGTCTCCCCTATCCACGACGAACATGGCCGGCTGGTCGGCGCGTCCACCGTCGCCCGAGACATCACCGCGCAGCGCACGGCCGAGCGTTCCAGGGCGGACGACGTGCTGAAGCTGCGGGAGTTGACGCGCCGCCTCATGCGGATCGAGGAAGAGCAGAAGCGTGCCCTGGGCCAGGAGTTGCATGACCAGGCCGGTGCGAATCTCGCCGCGCTGGCCTTGACCCTCCAGCTCGTGCGCCAGCAATTGCCGCAGGACACGCCGGCGGAGGTGGCGTCCCGGCTGGACTTCTGCGACGAACTGCTGCAGCGCACGACAGCCTCCGTGCGCGACGCGCTGGGCGGCCTGCGCCCGACGGCGCTCGACGAGCTGGGGCTGCTGGCCGCGCTGCGCCAGCATGCGCGGGCCATGTCGGGCAGCGGGCTCATGGCCTTCAGCGTCGACGGCGAAGAGCCCCACCCGCGCCTGGACTCCGAATGCGAGATCGCGCTGTTTCGCATCGCGCAGGAAGCGTTCAGCAACGCGCTGAAGCACTCGGGCGGGAGCCGCGCGCATGCGCACCTCTCGCAGGCGGATGGGGAGGTGCGCCTTCGCATCACCGATGACGGCCGCGGCGTGTCCTCGGCAGGCCCCGCGCCCTCGGGCGGCAGGCTGGGCTTGACCACGATGCGCGAGCGCGCGGACGCCATCGGCGCGCATCTCGATGTGTCCAAGGGCAAGGAAGGGGGCACCGTGGTCACGGTGCATCTCGTGCCCGCGCCCCGGGAGGTCGCGGCGTGA